In Gadus chalcogrammus isolate NIFS_2021 chromosome 11, NIFS_Gcha_1.0, whole genome shotgun sequence, a single window of DNA contains:
- the ino80c gene encoding INO80 complex subunit C, translating to MASPIPPNNSTPKTGSIPTLTAGKILLLANNSAAFRGKKRSSSPATCSSPQTSNIIGKKKKGPCTTTPTLAQMVSPETLTEIKVVGKVEGNVSQTTTELTVNTPSFKAPTFTHSGIGGAAAGKKNRTWKNLKQILVLERTLPWTVNDPNYFCIDAPPSLKPAKKYSDISGLPANYTDPQTKLRFTSSEEFSYIRLLPTDVVTGYLALRKATCIVP from the exons ATGGCATCTCCGATTCCCCCTAACAATTCCACCCCAAAGACTGGTTCAATACCTACATTGACAGCCGGCAAAATACTGCTTTTAGCCAATAACTCTGCTGCATTTCGAGGTAAGAAGCGTTCATCAAGTCCAGCAACCTGCAGCTCACCGCAAACCAGTAACATCAtcggcaaaaagaaaaaaggaccATGCACGACAACCCCAACGCTAGCACAG ATGGTCTCACCAGAGACCTTGACAGAAATCAAGGTAGTCGGAAAGGTAGAAGGTAACGTTAGTCAAACCACTACAGAACTGACGGTCAACACTCCATCATTCAAAGCTCCTACATTCACG CATTCAGGGATTGGAGGTGCCGCAGCAGGCAAGAAGAACAGGACCTGGAAGAACCTCAAACAGATCTTGGTTTTGGAGCGGACTCTACCCTGGACTGTCAATGATCCCAACT ACTTCTGTATTGATGCTCCCCCTTCCTTGAAGCCAGCAAAGAAATACTCTGACATCTCTGGACTTCCT GCAAACTACACAGACCCGCAGACCAAACTACGCTTCACTTCTTCAGAGGAGTTCTCTTATATTCGCCTGCTCCCCACCGATGTCGTCACTGGCTATCTGGCCCTTAGAAAGGCCACTTGCATTGTGCCCTAA